From Candidatus Cloacimonadota bacterium, one genomic window encodes:
- a CDS encoding T9SS type A sorting domain-containing protein, translated as MKIRIFFLFVGIILSSQVVAQTAPDTLWTKTYGGSYTDHSYSIQLTTDGGYVIVGYTESYGAGNSDFWIIKTNEIGIEEWNQTYGGNSSDVAHSVQQTFDGGFIIAGFTWSYGAGNFDVWIVKTDESGNEVWNQTYGGSYFDLAFSIQQTSDGGYIIAGETETNVTSSKDFWLIKIDEYGNEEWNQIYGGSDQDRAYSVQQTIDGGYIVAGYTESYGMGNSDFWIVKADENGIEEWNQTYGGNYFDKAYSIIQTTDGGYIIAGYTESYGVGVSDFWIVKTDDSGNEEWNQTYGGDYFDRANSIQQTSDGGYIIAGYTESYGTGQVDFLLVKIDASGTEEWNQTYGGNGYDYAYSVRQVTDDGYVVAGGTESYGSGLYDIWLIRLGAENDINFDNISNNQANHFSNYPNPFNPETTIVFSIQNDSKVELAIYNIKGQKINTLINSEFTTGFHSIIWNGDDNLGKPVSSGIYYYKLNVNGKTEAVKKCLFLK; from the coding sequence ATGAAAATTAGAATATTCTTTCTATTTGTCGGTATAATTTTATCGTCACAGGTAGTAGCTCAAACAGCACCTGATACTTTGTGGACCAAAACATATGGTGGTAGTTATACTGATCATTCGTATTCAATTCAGCTGACCACAGATGGAGGTTATGTCATTGTGGGTTATACTGAGTCTTATGGCGCAGGTAATAGTGATTTTTGGATAATAAAAACAAATGAAATTGGAATTGAAGAATGGAATCAAACTTACGGTGGTAATTCTTCAGATGTAGCTCACTCAGTTCAACAAACCTTCGATGGAGGATTTATTATCGCTGGTTTTACATGGTCTTATGGAGCAGGTAATTTTGATGTTTGGATAGTTAAAACAGATGAAAGTGGAAATGAAGTATGGAATCAGACTTATGGTGGAAGTTATTTTGATCTAGCTTTTTCGATACAGCAAACATCAGATGGCGGATATATTATTGCTGGTGAAACTGAAACTAACGTTACAAGTTCAAAAGATTTTTGGTTAATAAAAATTGATGAATATGGAAATGAAGAGTGGAATCAAATTTATGGAGGAAGTGATCAAGATAGGGCTTATTCTGTTCAGCAAACCATAGATGGTGGTTATATCGTTGCAGGATATACTGAATCTTATGGTATGGGAAATAGTGATTTCTGGATAGTAAAGGCAGATGAAAATGGAATTGAAGAATGGAATCAAACTTACGGTGGTAATTATTTTGACAAAGCTTACTCAATTATACAGACCACAGATGGAGGTTATATCATTGCAGGATATACTGAATCTTATGGAGTAGGAGTTAGTGATTTCTGGATAGTAAAAACTGATGATAGTGGAAATGAAGAATGGAATCAAACTTACGGTGGAGATTATTTTGATAGAGCTAATTCAATTCAACAAACTTCAGATGGAGGATATATCATCGCAGGTTACACTGAATCTTATGGAACAGGACAGGTTGATTTCCTTTTGGTAAAAATAGATGCAAGTGGAACTGAGGAATGGAATCAAACTTATGGTGGGAATGGTTATGATTATGCTTATTCAGTTAGACAAGTTACAGATGACGGTTATGTTGTTGCTGGTGGTACAGAGTCTTATGGATCTGGTTTATATGATATTTGGCTTATTCGATTAGGTGCTGAAAATGATATAAATTTCGATAATATTTCAAATAATCAAGCAAATCATTTTTCTAATTATCCAAATCCGTTTAATCCAGAAACGACAATTGTCTTTTCAATCCAAAATGATTCTAAAGTTGAACTTGCGATTTACAACATAAAAGGACAAAAAATCAATACATTGATTAACAGTGAATTTACTACAGGTTTTCATTCAATTATCTGGAATGGAGATGATAACTTAGGCAAACCTGTAAGTTCAGGGATTTATTATTATAAGTTGAATGTAAACGGCAAAACTGAAGCAGTGAAAAAATGTTTGTTTTTGAAATGA
- a CDS encoding N-6 DNA methylase, which translates to MELLKLHNSKQKVEFGDFQTPDNLALQICDFISNNSYKPKTIIEPTCGVGSFIINSNKTFNSAEKIIGIEINNNYLNILRKAISSKKVILENQDFFKMDWGKYLNQLKEPLLMIGNPPWVTNSKLSSLTSSNLPKKNNGQQLKGIEAITGKSNFDISEWMIIKLLDVLQYKTSLLAFLCKTSVARKVLMYIWNNKLNISQSSIHLINSKEHFNVSVDACLFICQSGENVQTKHCPVYSKLDYKSLISDIGIKKNKLLANISFYNKHSHLEGNEYYRWRSGIKHDSSKIMEFFFKDGLFINGFGETVDLEMDFLYPLYKSSDISKDVLSFPRKWVLITQKEVGNETIYIKNIAPKTYQYLEKHSNILSQRKSSIYKNKPKFSIFGIGKYSFSNYKIAISGLYKKIHFQLLETYKEKPIMVDDTCYLISCNTKKEAELLLKTLNSQIAKEFFQSFIFWDSKRPITSSILNRLDILKLSKELELNSLTEIILEKNQYSQMTIFEDFERHNIQY; encoded by the coding sequence ATTGAACCAACTTGTGGAGTCGGAAGTTTTATAATAAATTCTAATAAAACATTTAATTCTGCTGAAAAAATTATAGGCATTGAAATAAACAATAACTATTTAAATATTTTAAGAAAAGCAATTTCAAGTAAAAAAGTAATTTTGGAAAATCAGGATTTCTTCAAAATGGATTGGGGAAAATATTTAAACCAATTGAAAGAACCATTATTGATGATTGGCAACCCACCTTGGGTCACAAATTCAAAACTTTCTTCTTTAACCAGTTCAAATTTACCTAAAAAAAATAATGGTCAGCAACTTAAAGGTATTGAAGCGATTACAGGAAAATCAAATTTTGATATTTCTGAATGGATGATAATTAAATTATTGGATGTATTGCAATATAAAACATCACTTTTAGCTTTTCTTTGTAAAACAAGTGTTGCTCGAAAAGTTTTGATGTATATATGGAACAATAAATTAAATATATCACAATCATCTATTCATCTAATAAATTCAAAAGAACATTTTAATGTTTCTGTTGATGCTTGCTTATTTATTTGTCAATCTGGAGAAAATGTCCAAACCAAGCATTGTCCGGTTTACAGTAAATTAGACTATAAATCTTTAATATCAGATATTGGAATTAAAAAAAATAAATTGTTAGCAAATATTTCATTTTATAATAAACATTCACATTTAGAAGGAAACGAATATTATAGATGGCGTTCAGGTATTAAACATGATTCTTCAAAAATTATGGAATTCTTTTTTAAAGATGGTCTTTTTATTAATGGTTTTGGAGAAACTGTTGATTTGGAAATGGACTTTCTTTATCCTCTGTATAAAAGTTCCGATATTTCAAAAGATGTTTTAAGCTTTCCTCGAAAATGGGTTCTTATAACTCAAAAAGAAGTTGGTAATGAAACAATATATATTAAAAATATTGCACCTAAAACTTATCAATATTTGGAGAAACACTCAAACATTTTATCTCAACGGAAAAGTTCTATCTATAAAAATAAACCTAAATTTTCAATATTTGGTATTGGAAAATATTCATTTTCTAATTATAAGATAGCAATCTCCGGTTTATACAAAAAAATACATTTTCAGTTATTGGAAACTTATAAAGAAAAACCGATAATGGTTGATGATACTTGTTATTTAATATCTTGCAATACAAAAAAGGAAGCTGAATTACTTCTCAAAACTTTGAATTCTCAAATAGCAAAAGAGTTTTTTCAATCTTTTATTTTTTGGGATTCAAAACGTCCAATTACATCTTCAATTTTAAATCGGTTGGATATTTTAAAATTAAGTAAGGAACTTGAACTAAATTCTTTAACTGAGATTATTCTTGAGAAAAATCAATATTCACAAATGACAATTTTTGAAGATTTTGAAAGACATAATATTCAATATTAA